In Atribacterota bacterium, the DNA window AAGAATAGTTATCAAGATAATTGAGAATTGATTCATAAAATCCTCCACTTTAGTTATTTTATCATATTTATAACACATATCTCTTTTTTGCCTCTCTTAATGAACGCATTCTATAATATAAAATATCAGGTAAAAAAGAATAGCATAAATATTATTTTAAAGTTATTATATTATTGGTAGAATTAGATTATCGATAAAACTAAAGGGTATAATTATGAAAAAGCTAAAGATTGACTTATCAATGATAGAAGCGGCAATGGAAGATGCAGAAAGATATTATAATAAGTATTTTCTCGATAGGGATACCGGAGAGGTTATTATATTAACAGAAGAGGTAACAGGATATACAAAAGAGCAAGAATTAAGAGATGATTTATCGGAATGGATGCTCAATGAGCTTAAAATAGCTAAAGAGATATTAATTGATAATCCCGAACGTTATATAAATATACCTATGAAGCCGGTTTATGAGAGCTACAATCTTATGGTGGAATTTGCGGATAGTGTAACAGATGAATTGTTAAGAGAAAAATTAAATATTACCCTGGTTGGCAAGGGCGCTTTCCATCGTTTTAAAATGGTATTAAGTGATTATCCTTTTTATAAACAGAAATGGTTTCAATTTAAGGAACAAAGATTAAAGATAGAGATTTTAGATTGGTTACGAAGCATTGGTATTGAAGTAATAGAATAACTTGGCTTTCTTTATTTGAATCTCATGCTTTCAATGGAAAAAGGAGGAGGAAGATGCTTAGTAAGTTTATGAAGGAAGCTATTCGGTTATCCATAGAAAATATCAGAATGGGAGGAGGTCCTTTTGGAGCTGTTATTGTCAAGAATAATCAGATTATTTCAACCGGAGTTAATGCTGTCACTAATAATAATGATCCCACCGCTCATGCCGAGATACAGGCTATCCGCCAGGCCTGTCAAGAATTAAAGACCGTTAATTTATCAGGTTGTAGCATCTTTACTTCCTGTGAACCATGCCCCATGTGTTTGGGAGCTATCTATTGGGCGCATCTAGATGCCGTTTATTATGGTAACACCAGAAAAGATGCTCACAAGATTGGATTTGCCGATGATTTGATTTATACTGAGTTTAATCGACCCCTTTCTCAGCGAACTACACCAATGGTTCAGATTAATGCAGAAGAAGCCAAAGAAGCCTTTCTGTTATGGGAGGAATCAGAAAATAAGATAAGATATTAACAGTTTATCAGAAAATATTTTTCATAAGGGGGAAGTTCTGTTATGAAAAAGAAGATATCTGAAATTACTATGGAATGTATTGTGGGAGACATTGCTGCCCAGAAAGATATGACTGCAGTGGTAAATGCAGCTAATGCTCAATTGAGAATAGGTGGGGGAGTAGCTGGAGCATTGCATCGAGCTGCCGGACCGGGATTGGAAGAGGAATGTAGACCCTTGGCACCTATTAAACCTGGCGAGGCAGTTATTACCGGTGGTCATAAGCTGCCAAATAGATATGTTATTCATTGTCTGGGACCGGTTTATGGTATTGATAGTCCTGAAGATTTACTATTGGCGAGTTGCTATAAAAATGCTTTACAGTTAGCAGACCAGCACCGTATTGATTCAATTGCCTTTCCTGCGATTTCTACCGGTGCCTTTGGCTATCCCATTAAAGAAGCTACCCAGATTACTTTTCGTACCATAAAAAAGGTATTACCGAAACTGATCCACATAAGACACATCCGCTTTGTATTATACGATCAGAGTACTCTTTCTATCTATGAACAATATCTGGAAAAATTGAATAACTAATCTTTGCTGAGTCCTGCAATTCTAACTCTACTCTAATAGAAAATACCTTTATTCTCCCAATATAGAAATGATTGCTATATAATAAAAATAATTTAAATGCATTTTATACGAGACAGTAATAAAATTAATATATTTTTAAAATAAGGTAATAGAAAGGCTTGACTAAAGTAAACTCTTTTTATATAATGTAATCGATAACATTGTAAACGATTACATTATAGTTATAAAATGAATTTATTTAGGTATTATAATAATAAATATGAAAATTAATATAAAAAGTGTGGCTGAAAAAGCAGGGTTTTCTACAGCAACTGTATCAAGAGTTCTAAGAAATTATCCAGGAGTTAGAGGAAAGACCAGAAAAAAAGTTCTTAAAGCTGTATCAGAATTAAATTATGAAGTAAATGCAGTAGCGAGGAGTCTCAGACAGAAAAAAACTTATTCGATTGGAATAATTGTTGGAAATGTTCTTTCGCAATTTTACTCAGTCATTGCTAAATCAGTTGAAGATACTGCCAATAAATATGGATATAATGTTATTTTATGTAATGGAGACGAAGATTCAGAAAAAGAATTAAATTATTTGAAAATATTAAAATCTAATAGAGTAGATGGTATAATCCTTACTCCTACTGGCAAAAATCCTACATATATTCAACATTTAATAAATTCAGGAACTAAAGTAGTACTTTTAGACCGCTTACTAGAAGGAGTAAACTGTGATGCTGTATTAGTTGATAATGCAATTGGTGCTTATAAGGCTGTTAGACATTTAATAGAAAAAGGATATAGAAAAATTGGAATAGTAAATGGCTACCTTGACCGAACTACTGGTACGGAAAGATTGGAAGGCTATTTAAATGCATTGAGAGAAGCGGGGATTGCAAAGGATAATAGTTTAATTAAAATTGGTAATTTTAAAAAAGAAAGTGGCAGAAAATTAACTAAAGAATTATTGAATCAATCAAACAAACCAGAAGCAATCTTTACTACTAATATAGATATGTCTATTGGTGCATTGGTTGCTATTAAAGATATGAATTTAAAAATTCCTGAAGATATAGGTATTGTTTGCTTTGATGATTCTGATTGGATGGCAATTTTTGAACCCCCTATAACTGTAATTAGGCAACCAGTATACCAATTAGGTTCTACAGCAACTGAATTGTTAATAAGAAAAATAGAGAACGATCAAGACAATTTACCTATCCGTCCAAGAATAATATTAAATACAGAATTAATCATTAGAAATTCTATTAAAATTTAACTGATTCAATAAAATAATTGCTTTTCCTTAACTGGCAAAATTCTAATAAGATAGGAGGTGTATAAATCTATATATTATAATAGCAATTAACAGAATGATTAAATTAAAAAATAAAAAAGGAGAGTTTCTTATGAAAAGAGTTAAAATTGTTTTGATAGTATGTTCGCTTATTCTTTTGTCATCTATGTTGGTTTTTGCTGAACAACCAAAGTATAGCTTGAAATTTTCTACTGCTGCTACCCCTCAAGAGCCACAAACCCAGGGTTTTATGAAATTTGCTGAAATCATAGAAAAATTAACCAATGGAAATATTAAAGTAACTGTATATCATTCTGGACAATTAGCAGACCAGAAAACCCAAGTTCTCGGTACTATGCGAGGAGATATTGATATGTCTGATGGCTCACCTACTTGGTTTGCTGATTTAATACCATATCCCGAAATCGGAGTCTTAGAAGCAGCCTATGCTTATAAAAATTTAGATCATCTATACCATGTATTAAATGGTCCTATCGGTAAAGCTTACTGGGATGAACTCAGGAAGCGATCAGGATTAGTGGTTTTAGATACCTGGTTTCTAGGTACCAGACAATTGAATTTTATTAAGGATGTTGGTGAAGTTAGGGTTCCTGAAGACTTAAAGGGAGTTAAACTAAGGATGCCTGGATCTGAAGTTTGGATGGATGTTGGTCGAGGTTTAGGCGCTCAGCCTACTCCTCTGGGATTTAATGAAGTATATATGGCATTAAAGACCGGAACTATAGATGGACAGGATAATCCACTACCAACAGATTATTCTAGCAAATTTTATGAAGTTACCCATTACATTGTCTTAACTGATCACCAGATGACCATAATTAATCCTACAATTAATGAAAAAGTTTGGGAGAGTATGCCGGACGACTATAAAGTTTATATGAAAATGGCGTTATTAGCGGGAAGATATCACTGCAATCAATTAGTTTTAGAACAGGAAGCAAGTTTAATTGCCAAGTTCCAAAATGAATTTGGTATGGAGATTATCATTCCGAATAAAGCTGCTTTTATGGAAAATGTTAAAAAAGTGTATGAAAAGAATGATTCAATCTGGGGTAAGGGTGTTTATGAAATGATACAAAACGCTAGTTCAGAATTATATGAAGCAAAATAATTAAATAATCTTTTTTACTTGTGTAATTTGGAAGAGGAGAAAATAATTTTCTCCTCTTCCAAGAGCAAGTTAAGCTAATATTCATTTTTTAATTTTTCTGAAAATATGTTCTTTAAAAGCTAAATAGTAAGAGGGAAAGATTCTGCAAAAATCTCGCTAGACTTAGGTTAGGAAGAATAATTGATTATCTTCTAGAAAGACTTGTTAGATACCATTTTGTTGTTTTACAAAAACATGTTTAGCATATATAAAGGAGGAAGCAAATCAAGTGGGATTATTGAAAAGCGTGTATCGCTTTATTATTATATTTTTTGAAGAATATTTATCTGCTATTGCTCTGATTACCTGTTTTTCAACAATTGTTATTCAAGTGTTTTATAGATATTTCCTTAATATTTCCTTAGAGTGGCCTTTTGAATTATCTATTTATGCTTATATTTGGACCTTATATCTAGGAGCTGCTTGGGGAGTAAGAGAAGAGAATCATGTTAAGTTTAACATGATTTACGATTTTTTATCTTTAAATGTACAAAAAATGCTTAATATCATTTTTAACTCCATTACTACTCTTATTTTTATTATTATTTTTATCCCTGTTTGGGATTATCTCTTATTTAATTACAGAATCAAGACAGTTGCCCTTAAAATACCCTGGACTTTTGTTTTTGGAGTTTTTTCTATTTTCTTAGTCTTAACCATTATTCACAATATTGATCATATTATTCGTGATATAAATTACTTAATTGTTAATAAAAAATCAATAAGACAGGAGACTAGATAAATGTTTTTAGCGATATGGGTGATTTTATTTATAATTATGTTCTTGTTTGGATATCCCATTATCTTTGCAATTTCCATTCCTTCAATTCTTTATATTATTTTAACTAAAATACATTTGGCAGTTATCGTGGATACTATGGTAATAGGTTTTGAAAAACAATTTGTTTTATTATCAGTTCCATTATTTATTTTAGCTGCTAAGATAATGAATGAAAGTTTGATAACTGAGCGTCTTTTTAATTTTGCTGGTAAGCTAGTAGGTTCACTGAAAGGTGGGCTTGGTCATGTTAATGTGCTTGTTTCGGTTATTTTTGCTGGTATGACAGGTTCAGCAATTGCTGATGCCTCTGGTTTAGGACTAATAGAAATAAAAGCAATGAATGATGCTGGATTTGATCCAGAGTTTAGCTGTGCAGTTACATCAGCAAGTTCTACAATTGGCCCTATTATACCTCCAAGTATCCCGATGGTAATATATTCAATGATTTCAGGAGCTTCAGTAGGACATTTATTTATTGGTGGAGTTATCCCTGGTGTATTTTTAGCATTGGCTATGATGATTTATGTAGCATATATTTCAAAAAAAAGAGACTACCCTGCTGATGAATCATTTAATATAAAAAGTTTAGTGAAATCTTTTTTAAAAGCATTTTTCCCGTTATTAACACCAGTAATTTTGTTAGGGGGCATCTACGGGGGAGTATTTACTCCTACAGAAGCAGCTGCAGTTGCTGTTTTTTATGCTTTTATATTATCAGTAGTTGTTTATCGTATTTTAGGATGGAAGAAATTAATCAGGATTTTTAAAGAATCAGCTTTGAGTACGGGACAAGTATCAGCAATGGTGGCAGCTGCACTTATTTTTAGTTATATCGTCTCCCGGGAACAAATACCGGTAGCCATTACAAATGCTGTTATGAATTCAGGGATTATTACTAATAAATATACTTTCTTATTATTTATAAATCTATTTTTATTATTATTGGGTTGCTTTATGGACCCTATTGTAGGACAACTTATAGTAATGCCTATACTTATACCGATCGCAATATTGTTTGAAATAGATTTGGTTCACCTTGGAGTTATCTCTACATTGAATTTTATGATTGGGCTTTCTACTCCTCCCTATGGTGAGAGCTTATTCATTGTAAGTGCCATATCAGGTACTCCATTAGGAGGGATTATCAGGGAAATGTGGCCTTTTATAGGTGTTTTAGTAGCTGTTTTGTTAACTTGCACTTACTTGCCAGAGTTAGTTTTATTTTTACCTAAATTAGCAGGGTATATTCCTTAAATAAGTATTATATATAGTAAATTATTTTATGGATATCTAACAAAAATATATAAAAGAGGTAATAAAAATGGAAATTAACCTCAAATTAATAGAGATGTATTATCAGGATATTGAAGAAAAAAGTAAAGAGAATTTAGATAAAGCAATAAAAAAAATTGTAGAAGTAAAGAAAAAAAATGGAAAGATAATGGTAGTAACCGGTAGTGGACCAAATCTTCACGAAGGTGTTACCACATTAATTTCTGAATTAATGGATAAAAATATTATTAATAGTGTCAGTACAAGTTCGGCAGTTGTAGCTCATGAGATGGCTGGTAGCTTAGACAAGGTTAAGAGGGTAAAAGTAGATAAATTAGGAATTAAAATAGATAAAAATTATATTCCTAGAGGGAATATTTTTGAATTTACTCAGTTGAAAGAAGATGATTTGGAAATTCTGAAAAAAGAAATGATTTTAGATGAATCCTTATTGGAAGAATCTAAATCTATTGATGGTGAAATCATTATTAAAGCAGCAGGGAATATGGCTTACCCTATGGGGTTAAGAACCGAAATTCTTTCACGTAAAATACTTCACATTTCCCAAACCTATAATTTACCTTTTGAAGAGGTAGCTGGATGGGCAGCAGATCAGAGGACTATGATAGGTAGGGGAGCAGAGAAAGGTCTTCCGGTTATTGTAACTGTACCTCAGCTTGTTGGAGGAGGAGTAGTTGGCCTTTCAATTGGAGATAGCATTTCTATATCAGAAAGATCAATGCGTATTGCCAGAATGTTAGAAGAGGCAGATATTATTATAGAATCAGCGGTAGCCTTAACCCAGGAAATACATGATGGACCTTTTGAATGCTATACTGGTCATGGTATCTGGTCTTATTGGAATGGAATGAAAACTTTTAGTCTAAAAGAAAAGACTCTCATTAGAATAGATTTAGATGAGAATTTAATGAGAGCTAAGTTAATGGAGGAGGAGAATAAAAAAATTCAAGAAGCTATAAATAAAGGATTGCCAAAGACCAAGGTTACTGGAATACCATTTCGAATGGAGATGTCTGCTTTTGCCAGACATGAAAATAGCATTCCAATTGTAGGGGATATTGGTAAAATTTGGCCTATTATAGCATACAGAGTTGCTGATGGATTAGGTATTTATCTTGATTTTATAAGCTATCCTCAAGAATCTGAAGAAGGAAAGAATATGAGAGAATGGATAGTAGAAAATGTTAAGCCCATAAACAGAGAAAGACTTTTCAAAAAAGCCCAGCAATATAAATTGGAGTTAAATTAGAAAGGAGATTACAGGCAATGAAAGTAATAGGAATAATACCTGCTCGATATAGTTCTACTAGATTACCTGGAAAACCTTTGAAGGATATTGGTGGAAAAACAATGATTCAGAGAGTATATGAGCGGGTTAAAGAAACAAAATTATTAGATAAAATAATTGTTGCTACAGATGATAGAAGAATTAAAGAAGAAGTGGAAAAATTTAATGCTAAAGCCATAATGACCTCAGTTTCTCATCCTAATGGTACCTCTCGAATTGCTGAAGTTATTCAAGATATAGATGTTGATATTGTAATAAATATCCAAGGGGATGAGCCTTTTATACGTTCTGAGATAATAGATGAGCTAGTAGAAATATTAATGAAAGATGAAAATATTCCCATGGCTACCCTCTGTTGTGAAATAAAGAATAAAGAAAAATTTACAAACGAGAATGTTGTAAAAGTAGTTCGTGATATTAATAGCTATGCTTTGTATTTCAGCCGCTCTTTGATACCATATCCAAGAAAAGAAATTAATTTTAAGGTGTTTGAACATATAGGGATTTATGGTTATCGCAAGTCATTTTTAAAAGAATTTGTTAAATTAAAGGACACGCCTTTATCTATTATAGAATCATTAGAACAGTTAAAAGCTCTGGAATATGGTACAAAATTATTCGTTGTTGAAACGAAATATGAGTATAATGCTTTGAGTATAGATACTCCAGAAGATCTTGAAGAAGCAAGGAAAATTATAAAGGAAGGCAGAGAGATAAAATAATTAGTGTAAGGATTGTCATTTTTGTCTACTAATACATTTACAGGTTGTTTTGTCTTTTTTTCAAATTTTTTAAGTAGCAAGATAGGCAGGAGGCAAAAACATGATTATTGATATGCTAGAAAATTCTCACTTATATTTACCAATAAATAATAAGTTTAGAAAAGCATTTGATTTTATAAGAAATAAGGATCTTATGAATTTAGAACCGGGAAAATATGAGATTTATGGTCTTAATATTTATGGTGTTGTAAATAATTATTTTACTAAACCAAAAAAAGAGGGATTATGGGAAGCTCATCATCATTATATAGACATACAATATGTGATAACCAATAAGGAATTAATAGGCTATACGAATTTAAGCCAAGTAGAAAAATACAAGGTATATGATGAAAATAAAGATATTGAGTTTTTTACAGGCAAAGGTAGCCACCTTATTGTTAATGCCGGAACTTTTGTTATCTTTTATCCGCATGAAGTACATATGCCAGGGATTGCTTTAGAAAATCCAGAAAAAGTTAAAAAAGTTGTAATAAAAGTTTTGCTTGAATGAAACATAAAAGAAATATAGAAAAATCACTAATATTTATGAAATCGCGAAGGTCTGGGAAATATTAAAAGTAGCATCAAAGAAAGAGATAGGAGGATTATCTTAATGAAAAGAATGAAAAATATAGTTGTACCCACAATTACACCTTTTGATAAAAATGGTGAAATAGATATTGAGGGGATTAAGGTGCATTATGATTTTTTAATTAAAAAAGGAGTTAAAGACTTCTATATTTTAGGTACAACAGGTGAAGTATTTTTAATGAATATAGAGGAAAGAAAAAAAACTGCTGAATTAATAATAAACCATGTTGGTGATAGAGGGAATGTATTTGTCCATACTGGTTCAATATCTACTAAAGAAGCATGTGAATTAGGGCAGCATGCAGAAAAAATAGGAGCAGCAGGCATTGGAGCTGTAACCCCTTTTTACTTTAATGTAAGTCAATATGAAATGGAGAATTATTATTATTCAATAGCAGAAAGTGTAAGTGAAAGCTTTCCAGTGTATTTATATAATCTTCCTGGATGTACAACAAATGATTTATTACCCGAAACTGTATCTAAATTAGCTAAAGTAGAAAATATAGTGGGAATTAAAAATAGCATGTCAGATATCTTTAGGTTAAGTCGATTGATTGATGAAACACCAAATGATTTTGATGTAATCATCGGATCAGATCCTATTATCATGCCTGCTATGCTGTATGGCGCAAAGGGGAGTGTATCAGGAAATGCTAATGTGTTTCCTGAGGTATTTTTAGAATTTTACCAGGCATTAAAAGAAAACAATTATGAAAAGGCACATGAAAAACAAATTGCCATAAGACATATAGCAATGATTTTAAAAGATGGAGCAAATCTAGCTTATTTTAAACAAGCCCTTGTTTATAGAGGATTTAAGCAAACTTTTACCAGAAAACCTTTACTGGGTCTCCATCGACAAGAGAAAGAGGAACTGAATAAGGAAGTACAAGAAATAATAAGGAAATACCTTTAGATAAAAATATTAACATATTTTTATCATATGGCTATGAGTAATAAATTTATTAATCTTACTTTTTAAGAATAGATTAATTTAGAAATGGTAAAAAGAGTATTATTGATTTTCTGAATACTGAGTTTTTAATCATTCAGAATAATATTTTAATATATGGGTATAGCTATAAAAGAATTAATTAAAATAATTGAAAAAAAAATAAAAAGAGATCCTCAAGGGAAGGAGAGGATTGCCCGAGTTTTAGAAGACATAGAAGTAGATTTTTTACCTTTGATATTCTGGAGACCTCAAAATATTTCTGTTCCTGGAAAGACCTATGATATGGAAGAGCAATTTTATGATAAAGAAAAGATGCTTTATGCTCATTTAGAAGAGATTGAAAAATGTGCTGAAAATACTTTTGATGCTCTTTTATGTATACGTCCTAATTTTGGAACTATATTTATTCCTGCTATGTTTGGATTGAAATATAAAGTGCCAAGAGATACTTTTCCTTGGATAACCCTTCATCTAAGTAAAGAAGAAATAAAAAATTTTAAAATGCCAGCATTAGGTAATATTGAAATTATGAAAAAAGCAATTGATTGTCTTACTTTTTTCAAAGAGAAATTACCTAATTGGATACATGTATATCTTCCAGATACCGAAGGACCTTTTGATATTGCCCATTCTGTTTATGGAGATAATATTTTTTATGATATTTATGATGATCCAGCCTTTGTCCATTACCTTTTAGGGCTTTGTACCGAATTGTATATCGAAGTTACTAAAAAATTGAAAAAGGTGATAGGTGAAAATAATAATAATTGCTATCACGGACATGCACTGGTAAGGGGGATTTATATGAGAGACGGTGGTGTCCGTATTTCTGAAGACAGTGCTACTTTGTTATCTCCAAAGCACATTGATGAATTTGTCATTCCATATGATAAAAAAGCATTGAAAACATTTGGAGGAGGGTTCATTCATTATTGTGGTAAACACGAATATTTATTAAACTCTTATTTGCAAATAGAAGAAGTAAGAGCCATTAATTTAGGTAATCCCGAAATGTACGATTTTTATACCACTATGAGAAATTTTTTAATATATAGAAAGTGCTATTTTGGATTGTGGCCTAAAGAAAATGGAGAAACTTTAGAGAAGAGATATATAAATAGAATGAAAGAAGCTACTGAGGGAGGCAAAAGAGGTCTTATTCTTCATTTTGATGAACAGATGTTTCCTGAGTACTCTTGCTCGGAAATTTTACAAAAATGGAGAGCAGAAAAAGTTTTTCATAGTTAAATAATATAGATATTAAAACAATAAGGCTTGATGATTCTTTTATAAACATGTCATTCCAAAATATTCTTATTAATTTATTCTCTTTCATCTTGAAGATGTAAACAATAATATAAATCAGTATAATTTCCGATTTTAGAAGAATAAATATTATGCAGACATTAAATTTAAGAAATCATATTCCCATAAGTGGTCCAGCTAGAAGAGAACCTGTTGATGGTACAGAATCCGATATGCGAGTATCCCTTGGTTTTGTTCCCGGCTGGTTTCATCAGAGATGCGGGATTGATTTTTCGGAAAAATGGCATAAAGATCCTTTTTATCGTTATGAAACTTTGGTAAAAATGAAGAAGGTGTTATGTAAGATCTTTCCTTCGGTTACATATTGGAATGAGGATTATAAAGATGATTTAGCTACTATTTCTGGATGCTATGGTATCTATCTTATTCCGCTCGCTTTTAGTTTTCCAGTAATATATCAGAAGGATCGATGGCCGGTACTGGATCCTAAAACAGCCAAGCTTGGTGATCAAGAAATTGTCCAATTAAATATAGATAAAATTCTAAATGGCTCATTTGTTGAAGAATTATTTCAACAAATGGATATTATTAAGAGAGAATGGAGCAAAATTCATGGTTACTTAAACTGGCAGGGGATTTTAAATAATGCGTATTATTTAAGGGGAGAGAATATCTTTACCGATTTTTATGATAAACCAGCTCTGGTGAAGCACTTTTTCTCTATAATTTGTGAGGTAATGATAAGATTAGCCCAAAAAGTTCAAAAAAGACAGCGAGAGTCCGGGTTTTATATTAATCATTTTTCTGTAAGTAATTGTACGCTTAACATGATATCTCCTCAAATTTATCGAGAATTTTTATTTCCTTATGATAAAAAAATTGCCGAAAGTTTTGAAAGATTTGGTGTGCACACATGTAATTGGGATGTGACACCTTATTTAGAGGAGTTAAAAAAATTGCCAAAAATCGGTTACCTAGATATGGGAATTATGTCTGATCTAAAAAGAGTCAAAAATATGTTTCCTGAAGCCAGGAGAGCGGTTGGGTATTCGCCTGTTCGATTACAGGAAGCAAATTTG includes these proteins:
- a CDS encoding macro domain-containing protein; translation: MKKKISEITMECIVGDIAAQKDMTAVVNAANAQLRIGGGVAGALHRAAGPGLEEECRPLAPIKPGEAVITGGHKLPNRYVIHCLGPVYGIDSPEDLLLASCYKNALQLADQHRIDSIAFPAISTGAFGYPIKEATQITFRTIKKVLPKLIHIRHIRFVLYDQSTLSIYEQYLEKLNN
- a CDS encoding TRAP transporter small permease subunit; translation: MGLLKSVYRFIIIFFEEYLSAIALITCFSTIVIQVFYRYFLNISLEWPFELSIYAYIWTLYLGAAWGVREENHVKFNMIYDFLSLNVQKMLNIIFNSITTLIFIIIFIPVWDYLLFNYRIKTVALKIPWTFVFGVFSIFLVLTIIHNIDHIIRDINYLIVNKKSIRQETR
- a CDS encoding nucleoside deaminase; protein product: MLSKFMKEAIRLSIENIRMGGGPFGAVIVKNNQIISTGVNAVTNNNDPTAHAEIQAIRQACQELKTVNLSGCSIFTSCEPCPMCLGAIYWAHLDAVYYGNTRKDAHKIGFADDLIYTEFNRPLSQRTTPMVQINAEEAKEAFLLWEESENKIRY
- a CDS encoding dihydrodipicolinate synthase family protein; the protein is MKRMKNIVVPTITPFDKNGEIDIEGIKVHYDFLIKKGVKDFYILGTTGEVFLMNIEERKKTAELIINHVGDRGNVFVHTGSISTKEACELGQHAEKIGAAGIGAVTPFYFNVSQYEMENYYYSIAESVSESFPVYLYNLPGCTTNDLLPETVSKLAKVENIVGIKNSMSDIFRLSRLIDETPNDFDVIIGSDPIIMPAMLYGAKGSVSGNANVFPEVFLEFYQALKENNYEKAHEKQIAIRHIAMILKDGANLAYFKQALVYRGFKQTFTRKPLLGLHRQEKEELNKEVQEIIRKYL
- a CDS encoding LacI family DNA-binding transcriptional regulator, which produces MKINIKSVAEKAGFSTATVSRVLRNYPGVRGKTRKKVLKAVSELNYEVNAVARSLRQKKTYSIGIIVGNVLSQFYSVIAKSVEDTANKYGYNVILCNGDEDSEKELNYLKILKSNRVDGIILTPTGKNPTYIQHLINSGTKVVLLDRLLEGVNCDAVLVDNAIGAYKAVRHLIEKGYRKIGIVNGYLDRTTGTERLEGYLNALREAGIAKDNSLIKIGNFKKESGRKLTKELLNQSNKPEAIFTTNIDMSIGALVAIKDMNLKIPEDIGIVCFDDSDWMAIFEPPITVIRQPVYQLGSTATELLIRKIENDQDNLPIRPRIILNTELIIRNSIKI
- a CDS encoding YhcH/YjgK/YiaL family protein; translated protein: MIIDMLENSHLYLPINNKFRKAFDFIRNKDLMNLEPGKYEIYGLNIYGVVNNYFTKPKKEGLWEAHHHYIDIQYVITNKELIGYTNLSQVEKYKVYDENKDIEFFTGKGSHLIVNAGTFVIFYPHEVHMPGIALENPEKVKKVVIKVLLE
- a CDS encoding uroporphyrinogen decarboxylase family protein, producing the protein MGIAIKELIKIIEKKIKRDPQGKERIARVLEDIEVDFLPLIFWRPQNISVPGKTYDMEEQFYDKEKMLYAHLEEIEKCAENTFDALLCIRPNFGTIFIPAMFGLKYKVPRDTFPWITLHLSKEEIKNFKMPALGNIEIMKKAIDCLTFFKEKLPNWIHVYLPDTEGPFDIAHSVYGDNIFYDIYDDPAFVHYLLGLCTELYIEVTKKLKKVIGENNNNCYHGHALVRGIYMRDGGVRISEDSATLLSPKHIDEFVIPYDKKALKTFGGGFIHYCGKHEYLLNSYLQIEEVRAINLGNPEMYDFYTTMRNFLIYRKCYFGLWPKENGETLEKRYINRMKEATEGGKRGLILHFDEQMFPEYSCSEILQKWRAEKVFHS
- the kdsB gene encoding 3-deoxy-manno-octulosonate cytidylyltransferase; amino-acid sequence: MKVIGIIPARYSSTRLPGKPLKDIGGKTMIQRVYERVKETKLLDKIIVATDDRRIKEEVEKFNAKAIMTSVSHPNGTSRIAEVIQDIDVDIVINIQGDEPFIRSEIIDELVEILMKDENIPMATLCCEIKNKEKFTNENVVKVVRDINSYALYFSRSLIPYPRKEINFKVFEHIGIYGYRKSFLKEFVKLKDTPLSIIESLEQLKALEYGTKLFVVETKYEYNALSIDTPEDLEEARKIIKEGREIK
- a CDS encoding TRAP transporter large permease, whose protein sequence is MFLAIWVILFIIMFLFGYPIIFAISIPSILYIILTKIHLAVIVDTMVIGFEKQFVLLSVPLFILAAKIMNESLITERLFNFAGKLVGSLKGGLGHVNVLVSVIFAGMTGSAIADASGLGLIEIKAMNDAGFDPEFSCAVTSASSTIGPIIPPSIPMVIYSMISGASVGHLFIGGVIPGVFLALAMMIYVAYISKKRDYPADESFNIKSLVKSFLKAFFPLLTPVILLGGIYGGVFTPTEAAAVAVFYAFILSVVVYRILGWKKLIRIFKESALSTGQVSAMVAAALIFSYIVSREQIPVAITNAVMNSGIITNKYTFLLFINLFLLLLGCFMDPIVGQLIVMPILIPIAILFEIDLVHLGVISTLNFMIGLSTPPYGESLFIVSAISGTPLGGIIREMWPFIGVLVAVLLTCTYLPELVLFLPKLAGYIP
- a CDS encoding UPF0158 family protein — protein: MKKLKIDLSMIEAAMEDAERYYNKYFLDRDTGEVIILTEEVTGYTKEQELRDDLSEWMLNELKIAKEILIDNPERYINIPMKPVYESYNLMVEFADSVTDELLREKLNITLVGKGAFHRFKMVLSDYPFYKQKWFQFKEQRLKIEILDWLRSIGIEVIE
- a CDS encoding DctP family TRAP transporter solute-binding subunit, producing MKRVKIVLIVCSLILLSSMLVFAEQPKYSLKFSTAATPQEPQTQGFMKFAEIIEKLTNGNIKVTVYHSGQLADQKTQVLGTMRGDIDMSDGSPTWFADLIPYPEIGVLEAAYAYKNLDHLYHVLNGPIGKAYWDELRKRSGLVVLDTWFLGTRQLNFIKDVGEVRVPEDLKGVKLRMPGSEVWMDVGRGLGAQPTPLGFNEVYMALKTGTIDGQDNPLPTDYSSKFYEVTHYIVLTDHQMTIINPTINEKVWESMPDDYKVYMKMALLAGRYHCNQLVLEQEASLIAKFQNEFGMEIIIPNKAAFMENVKKVYEKNDSIWGKGVYEMIQNASSELYEAK